From the genome of Rubritalea squalenifaciens DSM 18772, one region includes:
- the speA gene encoding biosynthetic arginine decarboxylase produces the protein MSWNIESARELYGVSRWGNGYFDINEDGHACVQLRDGEKTASVSLQHIIEGLAERGSAMPQLLRFRDLLDRRIEHLNESFNAAIQESNYQGSYRGVYPIKVNQQQQVIEEITDFGRKYHYGLEAGSKPELIAALAYMHDPSAYVICNGYKDDEFIDLALRAKQMGLRVILVLEMPSELPAIIARSKALGIKPDLGIRFRLSTKSEGHWAESGGDRSVFGLNSPQLIDAVDLLREEDLLDCLKLFHYHQGSQLPNIRAIREAATEAVRVFVNLAQEGAAMEILDMGGGLAVDYDGSHTNFSSSCNYTLHEYATNLIEVVQKHCDAAGIPHPTLVTESGRAVVAYYSVLVFNILDVTRFAIPEEPEAPKEDAHDMTKGLWEVRNRIGNSDLQECFNDALFYRDQVRELFRHGVLGLRERACAEKIYWHLCTRIAVEAQKLEHIPEDLQHLESNLIDFYYANFSVFQSLPDSWAIDQLFPIMPIHKLDQEPTHRAILADITCDCDGKVDRFIDREDIATFLPVHDRQPNEEYNIGAFLVGAYQETLGDLHNLLGDPHVVSIGIEDGKVTYTHEVEGDTVADVLSYVEYDPKELEKRFRSFAERAVRQGTISAAQRREIMEAYRAGLAGYTYYES, from the coding sequence ATGAGCTGGAACATAGAATCTGCCCGCGAACTCTACGGCGTATCACGCTGGGGCAATGGCTACTTTGATATCAACGAAGACGGTCACGCCTGCGTGCAATTACGCGATGGTGAAAAGACGGCATCCGTCTCCCTCCAGCACATTATCGAAGGCTTGGCGGAGCGTGGTTCCGCCATGCCGCAGCTGCTTCGTTTCCGCGATCTTCTGGATCGCCGAATCGAGCACCTCAATGAATCCTTCAATGCCGCCATTCAGGAATCCAACTACCAAGGATCCTACCGCGGCGTATACCCAATCAAGGTCAACCAGCAACAACAGGTCATCGAGGAAATCACCGACTTCGGCCGCAAGTACCACTACGGTCTCGAGGCAGGCTCCAAGCCGGAGCTCATCGCCGCCCTCGCCTACATGCACGACCCGAGCGCCTATGTCATCTGTAACGGCTACAAGGACGATGAGTTCATCGACCTCGCGCTACGCGCCAAACAGATGGGACTTCGTGTGATTCTTGTCCTGGAAATGCCTAGCGAACTCCCTGCCATCATCGCCCGCTCCAAGGCGCTCGGCATCAAGCCGGACCTGGGTATCCGCTTCCGTCTCTCCACCAAATCTGAGGGTCACTGGGCTGAATCCGGTGGTGACCGCTCGGTCTTCGGCCTCAACTCGCCGCAGCTGATCGATGCCGTGGATCTACTCCGTGAAGAGGATCTGCTAGATTGCCTGAAACTCTTCCACTACCACCAGGGCTCCCAGCTTCCTAACATCCGCGCCATCCGTGAGGCCGCCACGGAAGCGGTCCGCGTCTTTGTGAACCTCGCCCAGGAAGGGGCCGCCATGGAAATTCTCGACATGGGTGGTGGCCTGGCTGTGGACTACGATGGCTCCCACACCAACTTTTCCTCGTCCTGTAACTACACCCTGCACGAGTACGCCACCAACCTCATCGAAGTGGTGCAGAAACACTGTGATGCCGCAGGCATCCCGCACCCGACCCTGGTCACCGAGTCCGGCCGCGCCGTCGTGGCCTACTACTCCGTGCTCGTCTTCAACATCCTGGATGTCACCCGTTTCGCGATCCCAGAGGAACCAGAGGCTCCGAAGGAAGATGCCCACGACATGACCAAAGGTCTCTGGGAAGTCCGCAACCGCATCGGCAACAGCGACCTGCAGGAGTGCTTCAACGACGCCCTCTTCTACCGCGACCAAGTTCGCGAACTCTTCCGCCACGGTGTGCTTGGCCTACGTGAACGCGCCTGCGCTGAGAAAATCTACTGGCACCTTTGCACCCGCATCGCCGTAGAAGCTCAGAAGCTCGAGCACATCCCTGAGGACCTCCAACACCTGGAGTCCAACCTGATCGACTTCTACTACGCCAACTTCTCCGTCTTCCAGTCCCTGCCGGATTCCTGGGCGATCGACCAGCTCTTCCCGATCATGCCGATCCACAAGCTTGACCAGGAGCCAACCCACCGCGCCATTCTCGCAGACATCACCTGTGACTGCGATGGCAAGGTAGACCGCTTTATCGACCGCGAAGACATCGCTACCTTCCTGCCCGTACACGACCGCCAGCCAAACGAGGAATACAACATCGGGGCCTTCCTCGTAGGCGCCTACCAGGAAACCCTCGGTGACCTGCACAACCTGCTCGGCGACCCACACGTGGTCTCCATCGGCATCGAAGACGGCAAGGTCACCTACACCCACGAGGTGGAAGGTGACACCGTGGCCGACGTCCTTTCCTACGTGGAATACGACCCGAAAGAGCTCGAAAAGCGCTTCCGTTCCTTCGCTGAGAGAGCCGTCCGTCAGGGCACCATCAGCGCCGCCCAGCGCCGCGAGATCATGGAAGCCTACCGCGCAGGACTCGCCGGATACACCTACTACGAGTCCTAG
- a CDS encoding type II secretion system protein, translating to MKIKYKNRAPKGFTLVELLVVIAIIAGLAAMSYGPIMRNIKKSKQTEATSNMRQVLMALQSFATDNDGMYPNEDTTRSGQDGSTLEGCFNQLLSGKYINEEKYFYSQVNAEVILTSTKGPDNDGSLTTDECTTGYVRGLSSTSKPEAPILFDSAISPGKFDTAVWDGYAIVARIDQSVKTMPIDFTGELDTEDGGSKTGPIVEERGSRKINIFRKPFLPRSADVLVPSGAHGGSASYTDED from the coding sequence ATGAAAATTAAGTACAAAAACCGCGCTCCAAAGGGATTCACTCTCGTGGAGCTTCTCGTGGTGATTGCTATCATCGCAGGATTGGCAGCCATGTCCTATGGCCCGATCATGAGAAACATCAAGAAGTCCAAGCAAACTGAAGCAACCAGTAACATGAGACAGGTCTTGATGGCTCTCCAGAGTTTTGCCACCGACAACGATGGCATGTACCCAAACGAGGACACCACTCGTAGCGGCCAAGATGGATCTACCCTCGAAGGATGCTTCAACCAGCTCCTCAGCGGTAAGTACATCAACGAAGAGAAATACTTCTACAGCCAGGTGAACGCTGAAGTCATCCTCACCAGCACCAAGGGTCCAGACAACGATGGTTCTTTGACCACCGACGAATGCACCACTGGTTACGTAAGAGGCCTCAGCTCCACCAGTAAGCCAGAAGCACCGATCCTCTTCGATTCCGCTATTTCTCCTGGTAAGTTCGACACCGCTGTTTGGGACGGCTACGCCATCGTGGCTCGTATCGACCAGTCCGTGAAGACGATGCCTATCGACTTCACTGGTGAACTCGACACTGAAGATGGCGGCAGCAAGACTGGCCCAATCGTGGAAGAGCGTGGCAGCCGCAAGATCAACATCTTCAGAAAGCCATTCCTGCCACGCAGTGCTGATGTACTCGTACCATCTGGTGCTCACGGCGGTAGCGCCTCATACACTGATGAAGACTAA
- the rph gene encoding ribonuclease PH, with amino-acid sequence MTRPDNRAVDQLRQITFTPNVAPHATGSVLVSFGDTRVICACTVEEDVPRWMKHQKVKGGWLTAEYNMLPYSTLDRKQRDITRGKIDGRSSEIQRLIGRSIRAVVDLKLLGPRTLWIDCDVLQADGGTRTASITGGCVAAAIAINKLMAAGKLKTTPLKQLVAAVSAGVYQGTPVLDLNYPEDKDASVDFNVVMTEDLNFVELQGSGEEATFSPEEMMGMLELSKKGVQEIVQLQKAAISAADKPDTDALTDLAAAFGQK; translated from the coding sequence ATGACTCGCCCTGACAACCGCGCGGTTGACCAACTCCGCCAGATCACCTTCACCCCGAACGTAGCCCCTCACGCCACTGGCTCCGTTCTCGTATCCTTTGGCGATACCCGCGTCATCTGCGCCTGCACGGTGGAAGAAGATGTCCCTCGCTGGATGAAACACCAGAAGGTCAAGGGCGGCTGGCTCACAGCCGAATACAACATGCTTCCCTACTCCACGCTCGACCGCAAACAGCGTGATATCACCCGCGGAAAGATCGACGGGCGCTCCTCCGAGATCCAGCGCCTTATCGGCCGCTCCATCCGTGCCGTAGTAGACCTCAAGCTACTCGGCCCACGCACTCTCTGGATCGACTGTGATGTCCTCCAGGCTGACGGAGGCACCCGTACGGCCTCCATCACCGGTGGCTGTGTCGCCGCAGCCATCGCCATCAACAAGCTCATGGCAGCCGGCAAACTTAAGACCACCCCTCTCAAACAACTCGTCGCCGCCGTCTCCGCCGGCGTCTATCAGGGCACCCCGGTACTCGACCTTAACTACCCGGAGGACAAGGACGCCTCCGTCGACTTCAATGTCGTCATGACCGAAGATCTCAACTTCGTCGAACTCCAGGGATCTGGTGAAGAAGCCACCTTCTCACCGGAAGAAATGATGGGCATGTTAGAACTCTCCAAAAAGGGCGTGCAAGAAATCGTCCAGCTCCAGAAGGCCGCCATCAGCGCCGCCGACAAACCGGACACCGACGCCCTCACCGACCTCGCCGCCGCCTTCGGCCAGAAGTAG
- the lpxK gene encoding tetraacyldisaccharide 4'-kinase, with translation MKETLEELEQWGTEVIFGRAKGFRATLMRIVLRLFSFLYRGIILMRLRLFRKGWKDQAHLGTLVVSIGNITVGGTGKTPVVELFARTLRDRGRKVAILSRGYKSKKLEEVQEWPRRATGEPVHEDEMPKVVSAGRGLELDVQYAGDEPYMLAKNLDEVAVVVDKDRVKGGRFAIEELECDTLLLDDGLQFLKLGHSIDVVLVDFNAPFGTGAMLPRGTLREPPKNLCRADYIFITKCKQAGNYELIDKIRKHNPVAEIIECTHGPIHLENVFTGEVEPLEFLEGKYVAAISGIAVPQSFEDKLTGLGANVLFHRTFADHHTFTKKDIDSFMRRCVRRDADIIVTTEKDAVRFPRPEELDVEVYFLRIEVDILSGEEVWESLVDRICGVKKPVDPLLLYERVS, from the coding sequence ATGAAGGAGACTCTGGAGGAGCTGGAACAGTGGGGAACCGAGGTGATTTTCGGGCGCGCGAAGGGATTTCGCGCGACGCTGATGCGCATCGTTCTGCGTTTGTTCTCTTTTCTCTACAGGGGCATCATTTTGATGCGACTGCGTTTATTCCGCAAAGGGTGGAAGGATCAGGCCCATCTGGGGACGCTGGTGGTGAGTATTGGTAATATCACGGTGGGAGGTACTGGGAAGACTCCGGTGGTGGAGTTGTTTGCGCGTACGCTGCGTGACCGTGGGCGCAAGGTGGCTATCCTGAGTCGTGGTTATAAGAGTAAAAAGCTGGAGGAAGTGCAGGAATGGCCGCGCCGGGCCACAGGCGAGCCGGTGCATGAGGATGAGATGCCCAAGGTGGTGAGTGCTGGGCGAGGACTGGAGCTGGATGTGCAGTATGCGGGTGATGAACCCTACATGCTGGCGAAAAATCTGGATGAGGTGGCTGTGGTGGTGGACAAGGACAGGGTCAAGGGAGGGCGCTTCGCTATCGAGGAGCTGGAGTGTGATACCCTCTTGCTGGATGATGGACTGCAATTTCTCAAATTAGGCCACTCGATTGATGTGGTGCTGGTGGATTTCAATGCTCCTTTCGGCACGGGTGCCATGTTGCCACGTGGAACCCTGCGTGAACCGCCCAAGAATCTTTGCCGTGCGGACTATATTTTCATTACCAAGTGTAAACAGGCGGGTAATTACGAGCTGATCGACAAGATTCGCAAGCACAACCCGGTGGCGGAGATCATCGAGTGCACTCACGGCCCGATCCATCTGGAGAATGTCTTCACGGGTGAGGTGGAGCCGCTGGAGTTTCTCGAAGGCAAGTACGTGGCTGCGATCAGCGGGATCGCGGTACCTCAGAGTTTCGAGGATAAGCTGACCGGTCTGGGAGCCAACGTGCTGTTTCACCGAACCTTTGCTGACCACCATACCTTTACCAAGAAGGATATCGATAGTTTCATGCGTCGCTGTGTGCGCCGTGATGCGGATATCATTGTGACCACGGAGAAGGATGCGGTGCGTTTCCCGAGACCGGAAGAGCTGGATGTGGAGGTTTACTTCCTGCGTATCGAAGTGGATATCCTCAGCGGCGAGGAGGTCTGGGAAAGTCTGGTGGATCGTATTTGCGGTGTGAAAAAGCCGGTCGATCCTCTGCTCTTGTACGAGAGGGTGAGCTAA
- a CDS encoding sigma-70 family RNA polymerase sigma factor, with protein MKNRPHSSLHTSAEFVCLLTEHQSALWAYIITLMPGSPDVADVLQKTNLVLWTKQEEFSLGTNFKAWAFQIARFQVLAHLKKNKRLSWMVFEEDLLDTVAEESGAALDASTGKLSYLDSCMQQLSAEDQQLLRYRYQSESNLAEYAAKSGRSVSSLSVTLHRLRVALRNCINRKIEEEGRLA; from the coding sequence ATGAAGAATCGTCCGCACAGCTCTCTACACACCTCCGCAGAATTTGTCTGTCTTCTGACAGAGCATCAGTCTGCCCTGTGGGCGTATATCATCACGCTGATGCCAGGAAGCCCGGATGTGGCGGATGTCCTGCAGAAGACCAATCTGGTGCTCTGGACCAAGCAGGAGGAATTTTCTCTGGGAACGAACTTCAAGGCTTGGGCCTTCCAGATCGCGCGCTTTCAGGTGCTCGCCCATCTGAAGAAAAACAAGCGTCTCAGCTGGATGGTGTTTGAGGAGGATCTGCTTGATACGGTGGCCGAGGAGTCGGGTGCCGCTCTGGATGCATCCACGGGCAAGTTGTCCTATCTCGATAGCTGTATGCAGCAGCTTTCTGCTGAGGATCAACAGTTATTGAGGTACCGTTATCAGTCTGAATCCAATCTGGCCGAGTATGCCGCGAAAAGTGGGCGTAGTGTGTCTTCTCTCTCGGTGACCTTACACCGCCTGCGTGTGGCGCTGCGGAATTGTATCAATCGTAAGATTGAGGAAGAAGGGAGGTTGGCATGA
- a CDS encoding FecR domain-containing protein encodes MSMEIHQLIHKMFDGVITPEEFAQLQAEMKRDPAVRELYYEYAAMEQRLQFRLGRHAAQAGVAGLSELRLIRQRKRTIKVASLTALAASILLAIGLSLLFIKDTPQQLEYAYAPGTKYELTHAEGTGEVDGPLMKMGSRMVVTQGTVELKFESGVRAVISAPADMTLLSGSVLQMPEGRAWFDVPREAIGFKVLTKEVEVVDLGTTFGVVSDPSAGDEVHVFQGKVRVSTLAGEKAIQELSVGEAVLANPRGKLSKIEDQEGSFLTELPQALPHVHFSFDQEGEFMSDDTLTGVDDLSYQCHGARPQLREGVFGKALQLNGQDNFLETNWRGVMGDKPRSVLFWIRMPEARKGRDVEQGSHTIVGWGMQRSGSTMENKFNNKWTIHLDYSPNRYPMLNISFGGFWYYFPGVVLDDDQWHHVAVIYTGESDEKGLPVLKLYLDGVAVPITDSNVTSWEKLLDAQGRVMVKTLEKSPMSVGARLSREADESYHQEGFLRAGIDELYVVEGVVDEETVLSLMKQNTFPKRK; translated from the coding sequence ATGAGTATGGAGATCCACCAGCTCATTCATAAGATGTTTGATGGGGTTATTACCCCGGAGGAGTTTGCCCAGCTGCAGGCTGAAATGAAGAGGGATCCCGCCGTGCGTGAACTCTACTATGAGTATGCGGCCATGGAGCAGCGTTTGCAGTTCCGTCTCGGGAGGCATGCCGCCCAGGCGGGCGTGGCCGGCTTGTCTGAGTTGCGCCTCATTCGCCAGCGCAAGCGCACGATCAAGGTGGCCTCCTTGACTGCCTTGGCGGCATCGATCCTTTTAGCTATCGGTCTGAGCCTTCTTTTTATCAAGGATACTCCGCAACAGCTTGAGTATGCCTATGCACCGGGAACCAAGTATGAGCTGACCCATGCAGAGGGTACCGGGGAGGTAGATGGACCGCTGATGAAAATGGGCTCCCGCATGGTAGTGACCCAGGGGACGGTGGAGTTAAAGTTTGAATCTGGGGTGAGGGCGGTGATTTCAGCGCCTGCGGACATGACTTTATTAAGTGGATCGGTGCTGCAGATGCCAGAAGGCCGTGCGTGGTTTGATGTCCCGAGGGAGGCAATCGGGTTCAAGGTGTTGACGAAGGAGGTTGAGGTGGTGGATCTGGGGACGACCTTTGGGGTGGTCTCTGATCCCTCAGCGGGAGACGAGGTACATGTATTCCAAGGGAAGGTGAGAGTCAGTACTCTGGCGGGAGAGAAAGCTATACAGGAGTTGAGTGTTGGTGAGGCTGTGTTGGCCAATCCTCGAGGGAAGCTCAGTAAAATTGAGGATCAAGAAGGATCCTTTCTTACTGAGCTTCCCCAGGCCCTGCCTCATGTGCATTTCAGTTTTGATCAGGAAGGGGAATTCATGTCTGATGATACGCTCACTGGTGTGGATGATTTGAGTTACCAGTGCCACGGTGCGCGGCCTCAGCTAAGAGAGGGGGTGTTCGGAAAGGCGCTCCAGCTCAATGGTCAGGATAATTTCCTAGAGACCAATTGGCGTGGAGTCATGGGGGATAAGCCACGCAGTGTGTTGTTCTGGATCAGAATGCCTGAAGCTCGGAAGGGCAGGGATGTGGAGCAAGGCTCCCATACGATCGTGGGTTGGGGGATGCAACGGAGTGGATCCACCATGGAGAACAAGTTTAACAACAAGTGGACCATCCATTTGGACTATTCTCCCAATCGCTATCCCATGCTGAATATCAGTTTCGGGGGCTTCTGGTATTACTTTCCGGGGGTCGTGCTGGATGATGATCAGTGGCACCACGTGGCGGTGATCTACACGGGAGAATCGGATGAAAAAGGTCTCCCCGTGCTGAAGCTGTACCTCGATGGGGTGGCGGTGCCGATCACGGATTCGAATGTGACGAGCTGGGAAAAACTTCTGGATGCTCAGGGCAGGGTGATGGTGAAGACCTTGGAGAAAAGCCCCATGAGTGTAGGGGCCCGATTATCCAGAGAAGCGGATGAGAGCTACCATCAGGAAGGGTTCCTAAGGGCGGGTATCGACGAATTGTATGTCGTCGAAGGGGTGGTGGACGAGGAGACGGTGCTTTCCTTGATGAAGCAAAACACTTTTCCAAAACGGAAATAG
- a CDS encoding PEP-CTERM sorting domain-containing protein (PEP-CTERM proteins occur, often in large numbers, in the proteomes of bacteria that also encode an exosortase, a predicted intramembrane cysteine proteinase. The presence of a PEP-CTERM domain at a protein's C-terminus predicts cleavage within the sorting domain, followed by covalent anchoring to some some component of the (usually Gram-negative) cell surface. Many PEP-CTERM proteins exhibit an unusual sequence composition that includes large numbers of potential glycosylation sites. Expression of one such protein has been shown restore the ability of a bacterium to form floc, a type of biofilm.), which translates to MKKHTQWMAVLAAAGLSTGLAQATVISLNMTDGGGGAGTASAGNTTGAVLSGYWNTIGKNGNALSGTDAGSLTDDSGALSGVSFVQSAAQGGYWSSASGFSGTIGDNVMTNFADSSGNYTYTFSNLNAGVGAVYDVYIYSARGFSNTGVTQFDVNGETLYLTNESMTGDFTESGFATQGEAEANLNSGNYVRFRNVSLDTLQIGITGLTDSTNGGTLAAVNAVQIVAVPEPSSTALLGLAGVALLLRKRR; encoded by the coding sequence ATGAAAAAACACACGCAATGGATGGCTGTACTGGCAGCGGCTGGGCTAAGCACAGGCTTGGCTCAAGCGACTGTCATCAGCCTTAACATGACAGATGGCGGTGGTGGTGCTGGTACAGCCAGTGCAGGAAATACCACAGGTGCCGTGCTCTCCGGCTACTGGAACACTATTGGTAAGAACGGTAATGCCCTCTCTGGTACAGATGCTGGGAGTTTGACCGATGACAGCGGTGCTCTCTCCGGTGTCTCCTTTGTGCAGTCTGCTGCACAGGGTGGTTACTGGAGTTCAGCTTCTGGCTTCTCTGGCACCATCGGGGATAACGTGATGACTAACTTCGCGGACTCCTCCGGTAACTATACTTATACCTTCAGCAATCTGAATGCCGGGGTAGGTGCGGTCTATGATGTCTATATCTACAGTGCCCGCGGCTTTTCCAATACCGGGGTGACTCAGTTCGACGTGAATGGTGAGACTCTCTACCTGACGAATGAAAGCATGACAGGTGATTTCACAGAGAGTGGTTTCGCGACTCAAGGTGAAGCAGAGGCCAATCTGAACTCAGGTAACTATGTTCGTTTCCGCAATGTCTCCCTGGATACTTTGCAAATTGGCATCACAGGTCTGACTGATAGCACCAATGGCGGTACCTTGGCAGCGGTGAATGCGGTCCAGATCGTGGCGGTTCCTGAGCCATCTTCCACAGCTCTACTCGGTTTGGCGGGTGTGGCTTTGCTGCTGCGCAAGCGCCGCTAG
- a CDS encoding sigma-70 family RNA polymerase sigma factor has protein sequence MFQRKSKSPQPSAEFVCLLTEYQADLWAYIIAQLPGCQDVADILQKTNLALWTKQDQFELGTNFKAWAFRVARFEVLAYLKKSKRGSWLVFREELAETIASESADEMDSSMERLPYLDACMQQLRPEDQQLLKHRYQANAPLEDYAQKTGRSVSSLSVTLYRLRAALRSCIKEKLQEERGNA, from the coding sequence ATGTTTCAGCGTAAGTCCAAGTCTCCTCAACCCTCTGCTGAGTTCGTCTGTCTACTGACCGAGTATCAGGCGGATTTGTGGGCGTATATTATTGCCCAACTTCCCGGCTGTCAGGATGTTGCAGATATTTTGCAGAAGACGAACCTGGCGCTCTGGACCAAGCAGGATCAGTTCGAGCTGGGCACGAATTTCAAGGCCTGGGCTTTCCGGGTGGCTCGCTTTGAAGTGCTGGCCTACCTGAAGAAGAGCAAGCGCGGGAGCTGGCTGGTCTTTCGTGAGGAACTGGCCGAGACGATTGCCTCGGAATCGGCGGATGAGATGGACTCTTCCATGGAGAGGCTGCCCTATCTGGATGCCTGCATGCAGCAGCTCAGGCCTGAGGATCAGCAGTTGCTGAAGCATCGTTATCAAGCGAATGCGCCTCTCGAGGACTACGCCCAGAAGACCGGGCGCAGTGTCTCTTCCTTGTCAGTGACTTTGTATCGGCTGCGTGCAGCCTTGAGAAGTTGCATCAAGGAAAAGCTGCAGGAAGAAAGGGGGAATGCATGA
- a CDS encoding LamG-like jellyroll fold domain-containing protein, with product MSKEVHVLVQKLVDGDISPQEFDFLQDQMEADPSVRELYYDYVSLEQGLQFRLARKAQQSGLAGLAELRLRQQRKLMLKVATISSLAAAVLIAIGLSLFFIEPEGEGLQYASSPGTQFKLVHPEDAGEIPNGQMVVGSRMEVSQGVVEFQLDTGVRAVISGPADISLLSKNRLFMKSGSGWFDVPEKAHGFTVQTSEFEVVDLGTKFGIIADLAAEDQVHVFQGKVRVHALQGKKQQRELTEGNALRVYPAGDLEATGPESDYFLTQLPTELPHLHFTFEHADDLLGVESLTSQKEFSYQYQGDQADFESGRFGNALRLNGINNYLETNWPGILGDQPRTVAFWIKMPKKRISKEEKHISDTIVGWGMQRDQNEFEMNFNSKWTIHLDYSSYRRPSLNVSFGAFWYYVPDAELDDNQWHHVAVTYSGLVTEDGKPFVRVYVDGAEMRLKVKADRETVRDSAGNVAVRTLEKTPLVVGATLSSDPMQDTIQGQYLGALIDELYIIQGEIDEATVHSLMEKNRISTPPSVVGEDGQ from the coding sequence ATGAGTAAGGAAGTGCATGTCCTAGTCCAGAAGCTGGTGGACGGCGATATTTCTCCGCAGGAGTTTGATTTCTTGCAGGATCAGATGGAGGCAGATCCGTCTGTGCGGGAGCTTTATTATGATTATGTGTCGTTGGAGCAGGGCTTGCAATTTCGCTTGGCGAGAAAAGCGCAGCAGTCTGGTCTGGCTGGGTTGGCCGAGCTGAGATTGCGTCAGCAGCGCAAGCTCATGCTCAAGGTGGCCACTATTTCCTCTTTGGCCGCTGCGGTGTTGATCGCCATCGGTTTGAGTCTCTTTTTCATCGAGCCTGAAGGCGAAGGCTTGCAGTATGCCAGCTCACCGGGGACTCAGTTCAAGTTGGTTCATCCTGAGGATGCCGGGGAAATCCCAAATGGCCAGATGGTGGTGGGTTCACGGATGGAGGTGAGTCAGGGGGTGGTCGAGTTCCAGCTGGATACTGGTGTGCGGGCGGTGATTTCAGGTCCGGCGGATATTAGTCTGCTGTCCAAGAACCGCCTGTTCATGAAGTCAGGAAGCGGGTGGTTTGATGTGCCGGAGAAAGCGCATGGTTTCACGGTGCAGACCAGTGAATTTGAGGTGGTCGATCTGGGGACCAAGTTTGGAATCATTGCTGATCTGGCGGCGGAGGACCAGGTGCACGTTTTCCAAGGCAAGGTGCGCGTGCATGCTCTCCAAGGTAAGAAGCAGCAACGAGAGTTGACTGAAGGAAATGCCCTCAGGGTGTATCCTGCAGGCGATCTTGAAGCCACTGGGCCAGAGAGTGATTATTTCCTTACCCAATTACCGACTGAATTGCCTCATCTGCATTTCACCTTCGAGCATGCTGATGATTTGTTAGGGGTAGAGTCGCTGACCAGCCAGAAGGAGTTCAGCTATCAGTACCAGGGCGATCAAGCGGATTTTGAGAGTGGCCGCTTTGGAAACGCGCTGCGCTTGAACGGAATTAACAATTACCTGGAAACGAACTGGCCAGGGATTCTGGGAGATCAGCCGCGCACGGTGGCTTTCTGGATTAAGATGCCCAAAAAGCGCATTAGTAAGGAGGAGAAGCATATCTCCGACACGATCGTGGGCTGGGGAATGCAGCGAGATCAGAATGAATTTGAGATGAACTTCAACAGCAAGTGGACGATCCATCTCGATTACTCCTCTTACAGGCGCCCTAGCTTGAATGTGAGCTTCGGAGCTTTCTGGTACTATGTGCCTGATGCCGAGCTGGACGACAACCAATGGCACCATGTTGCAGTTACCTACTCCGGTCTCGTCACTGAGGACGGTAAGCCCTTCGTGCGCGTCTATGTAGATGGCGCCGAAATGAGGCTGAAGGTGAAAGCTGATCGAGAAACGGTCAGGGATTCGGCGGGCAATGTCGCCGTGAGAACCTTGGAGAAAACACCTCTCGTCGTGGGTGCCACCCTTTCGAGCGACCCGATGCAAGACACGATCCAGGGTCAGTACCTTGGGGCGCTGATTGATGAGCTCTACATCATCCAAGGTGAAATCGACGAGGCGACCGTGCATTCGTTGATGGAAAAGAACCGGATTTCGACTCCTCCCTCCGTGGTTGGGGAGGATGGTCAATGA